AGACATACTTGTGTAGGTAGAAGAAGCAGGACTAAAACTGCATAGAATCTTGAGCAGTGTAGAACTAAATTCCTTAGACACATAGGCGTTTAGGAAGAGGTTCTCAGTCTGGGAGTCCTGCTCAGGCTGTAAGATGTTTCCTACAGATTCACACAGATGTGTCCTCATTGGTTCATTCACATGTGTTTCTTCAGCACAGAAATCTATGCTTATTCTTGGCTCCTGACTATTTTTGAGGCTATGAGTCCTACATGTAGGTAGGTGTAGGTAGAGgttttatattatgttttattaaattatCCTTTAGAAAAAGAATCTTATGGTTGATGAAACCTTAGTCTCTTGTCACGTTGCCTTGTTAtgtaaagcaaaattaaaaaataaaacaaaactcccTTAAGGGATAGGTGTAaaggtgcatacctttaatcatagcactcaggaggcagagacaagtttatctctgtgagttcaaggccagcagctTGTACATGAAGAGTTCTGGGCCATCCAGAGCTCTACAGTGAGACTCTATCTAAACAATGAACTCACTTAAGTTATGGTCTCCTTTGTAAACGAGGAGGCCAAGAGACAGGGCCAATTCAAGAGTCAATACCTGTACTAACTACTCTTGAATTGCTGAACTCATTGTAATAGATAAAAATCAAGATTGGACAGAGCTTCCAGTGTCCCTATGAGCTTCTGGAAAGAATGGACAAAAATCTAAGTTCTCATTGAAGTACATATAAGAGAAAACCACTACAACACCTATTGCCACAGTTGTGGCATCACAGCTCTCGTTAGCCATTGAGGCATCTTTACCTGGTTGGTTAGGAAGCCAAGAATGAACTATTCCTGTACCCCTGGGTAATCTCTCCCTTTCACACCTTTTGGAATTGATGTCCAGTATCATCTGACTACCGCCCTACAACTTGTCCTTGTGAATTGGATGACACTTAAGAAGGAGTGACTCACCCACTTAACCCAATGGGCCTTCCAGGAAATTGTTCCTGTTTATTACCATTTCCAAATGATGGAGAAGCACAAAATAATgagagagaaataattttttttttgctatctgATCCCAAGTGTTAAAGAAGCATCCCATTCTCAGAAGCTGCCCCATCGTTTGCAAATTTAATGCACTGCTGAAGATGCAAACTGTCCACATAACTGCTCTTGAATTTCATTACAATTAATCGGAAGTCCCTTTTAATGCCTTTGAAAATTGCTTCAAGTGGCAAAAATCAGAAAATCTACCCATGGGGCACATTCAGCTAATTGCAATTTGCTTCTCAACTAGTCATTCTTCTGCTGTATGCTGCAACTTCATAAAACTCAAGCAACCCTGGGTGATGAGAACTAGACAAACCAGTCATTCACCTAAGTGCAAATTATTTCAAATGACCTTCCATTTCTTCcgtatttctttcttaaaaacttATGCATaagagtattttgcctgtatgtatatcttcTGTATAAGTTGCATGGatacatggaagccagaagaagacatcgGAGCTCtatggaactgcagttacagactgTGAgatccatgtgggtgctgggaattaaacccctaagtcctctggaagagtagccagtgttttTAGCTGAGGacccatctctctatccccacaATCCAGAATGGTGCTGTGGTGAACTGAGCTCGGATGTATGTTTCTCTGTCTATCGACCCACTTTGTGCTCCCTTGCAGGTATTGGGGAACAAACATGGAAATGAGGATAAAGACAGCAAGAggaagagtgagtgagtgataAGCCTGTATGTGCACACCACTTAGTTAGGACAAATAAACTACAGTGAACAAAGTTAGGTGGAGACAGAACCATAGCCTGACACATACCAGTTAAATAACCCTAGAGAAACTGTAACATAATAAAACAGGTAAGAAGGAAGATCAAAATTATGTTCTCCCTAGGATTACATGGGGCCACTTAGAGAAAATGATATTTTGTAGTTGGTTAAGTGCCAACCACATGTGAGCAGAGAAATTCTAGTAGGGTAAGACATTATGAAGATGACAACCCATGTGTTTAATAGAAGATAAAGTTTTTACACACATGGTTTGATGGCAGTTTCCCCTAATCTAGCTACATAAGTTGGGATGCCATTTTCATCTTGTACTTATGATGATGACAGTCACATTTGGGATTAAAAagtcatacatttaaaaaaaagtcatacaTTTTTCCCATCCAAAAAAATCACTCCAAATTTTCCTGATAACTTGAGAAATATAAACTGTATTATAAGCTTGATGGTGGTGGCATaccatacacctttaattccagcacttgggagtcagaggtaggcagatctctgagttggaggccaacctggtctacagagtgagttccaggacatccagggttacaaacacagagaaaccctgtctcaaaaaacaaacaaagacaaccacaaacacaaaatatatttacCAAAATAGAGTATGTGGTAGATAGGATCTTTGtctaaacaaaaacattcaaatgattgcttaatttttaaaatacaaatcgTTTAGTTATATTTATGAGAAGTGTTTAATTAGGAATTCTCTTTTAGAGCAGAAGTATAAAAGTTTTACTGAAACTCAAAGTTTCCAGTGTCCAGTAATAATgttgaaaagcaaagaaagtatCTGAGCAGCCACCACTCGgtcttaaaatttttacttttggaGACTCGTTTACTTCATTGGGAAGAGCTGCTGAGGGCCACGGAGATGGGAGAGCAATGTCTCATAACCTCAGTATCTGAAGCAGAGATGGCCATTCATCTATCTCCACACTTACACGAAAGTGGAACACAATAGCAGCCTTTACCTTCACTCCTTCCTAGGCCTTTGTTTCAGTGAAGCCAGAATTGTCACTCTGTCTCTACAAATGGAGTCTCTAACCTCTCTATGCCGGATTGTCAAcatcttttcttctcttgtctcaTGTCAGTGAAACCCCCAGATGTCTTCATTTCCTCAGTCTTTTCTCTTTACCATGCTTCTTTGTTTCTAACTTGTTGGCACCCGAGTCCCTTGTATCTTTATTACTCCTCATTGTCTTACCTCCTGAATTTTAAGACCTACTTCATGTCATAATGGCCATTCTATTTTGTTCCAGTCAGTCGAACACCTCAGGAGAACCAGATAGACCCTGATATTTGTCACAATTTTTACCACATGTAACATCTTCCCACttgttttgtctgtgatttcATTCCATGCTCATGAAACCATGAAGgagatttttgttcattttgtaagCAAGAGGATGGTCTCATCATAGGGATTAATCACATCTCTTACAGTATGGCATCAGTTCAAAGATACCATCAATTATAGACACCTTGTTATTTTCTAAAGTTAAAAAAGTTGCAAATCTAATTGCCAGAGTGCTGTCAGTTGACAGATACATTCTGATCTCAGGCATGTACAGAAAAGTTTTTCTGAGAATCAGTGAGCTATGACAAGCAAAAGACACACAGATCAAACCCAGGAAATTGGGATGCAGAGAATAATTGCCATAATTATGTTAACCTGCCTCATAAAAACTATTCAGGCATATGACATAGCACACTATAAATTCATGGTCTCAATGCATTAGCTGAGTCTTTACTTTTGATTCTTaatctctgtcttctttcccagTCTTTCTTCCTGTTCTTGCCTACAATGACTCCTGCAAAGCTCTTCTACTCTATCTGAACTCTTTATCTAACATTTGCCTTCTTTACTTTGACCTTCAGTAAGAAAATTGAGACAGTCGGTTATCATCTCCCTCAGCTGCTTCTCCCCTGCCCTCTATATTAAGCCATGACTCCCATGTCCATAAGGTACTCTTTCTCCATTTGTTTCAGAAGGCAAGCTGTTTGCCTTTCTTGTAGGTGTGggctccttttttttctcttactcttCTGCTTTTGACATTTAAAATCACCCTTTCCTGATGCTCAACCCTGCTTCTCTATTGGGTTCTCTACACCAGCTATGAATATGATCAAGATCCAAcccctaatctctctctctctctctctctctctctctctctctctctctctctctcgtgtgtgtgtgtgtgtgtgtgtgtgtgtgtgtgtgaaaattctATAGGGAAAGGCTCAGGTGCTATCATCATTTCCTAACTTTCCATTCTTGTCTCTGCCTACCGAAGCTCCACTGACCCTGAGATGAAATtgcttttaatattctcatcagtgactttctattttcttagatgcagtggaaacttctttcccttcattttttGGCATCCTTTACTGAATCCATGTGATTCAACTGGCTTCTTCCTACTTGGTGAAAACCTCTTTTATCAGCTCCCAAGTATTTCACACACAGCCCTAATTTTTCTAAGCTCTTTGTTCCTCAGTTACTTTAACccaagatttttttccctcaggctACTACTGTTCATCTTCTTTCCATAATTTTTGATGGTTTAAACAATTGCCCCCATTTGATGAAATCCGTAATCCAGGCTTCTTAGCCATCTCACATGTTTTCCTGTAGCTGCTCCATTTCTGCCTATCAACATTGGATGTCACTCAACTCACCCTTAATGGTGTGCAAGACCCAACCCCATGCTTTCCCAAACCTGTTCTTCAAAATGTTTCCTCTAAGCCAATGGTAATTCCAAACCTCAATTAGTCAGTCCCCAACTTGGTGTTATCTTTAACCTCTGTCTTTTACTTGTTTTCCTATCCAGCCCACCAAAACATCTTGTGCCTAGTACAATAAAAATAGCAGGAGTCTGATCCCTTTGCTAGGTTCCATAGGGTCTCTCAATGTCTGTTCACAGGCTGCACTAAAATGCTCACTTTTCTGGTAAGGCTATCTAAAAGTGAGTGGGCTCCTTGAAATCCAGAAAGCAAGACCACGGTCTTGTCCCCACACTCGCTTGGAGGCAAACAGAAGCAGGCATTATCTGCCCAATTTAAAGACGGAAACTGAAGCACACTCGGTCCAATTGAGAGAAGGAAAAACTGAGAGCCCCTTTGAACTTCTTCAGAGCTCTTCCTAATTTTACCTCCGGAGGAGGCTGGTTTTCTGAGGCTTCAATAAACCTCACCGTAAGCCCCCCAGGTAACCATGGATACTATCAAGTTGGCACAAAAGCCTTCAGGTAATAGAGAGTACAAGAGTGTTTTAGGATGCCAGAGGACTTTTAGGAAAGATGTGGGAAGGAGGGCCCTCCATCTGAGAGCCCTTAACTGGGAATATTTCTGTTAAAGTGGGTGCCAACGCCCAGCAAAGCCCTTGAGAAGTGATGGACTTAGTTTTGGGATTAAGGTCTTGATTAAAGCAGAAGGAAATCCATCTAATCTGCTGCTTCTTTTTGGAGAGCGGGGATTCTGGGGAGAAATTAGAGGGGAAAAATAAGGATGCCCCCAGCAGTCCAGGCTAAAAAACAGCAAGGACTCTCTAGCTTGGATCAAGGAAGAGAAGTTCATAGCCCCCCATACTTCTCCTCCAATCCATCCACTCCAGAACCTCAGTGGGTAGGAGAAATCCACAATTTGGCTGGAATTTGTGCTTGTTTCTTCTCCGGATCCCAAGATCTCATGCAGTTCTTCCCTCACCGAGGCACTAGTGAGAAGCCAGGTTGGGGCCTCCACTATCTCCCAGATAGGCGGCAAGCTGAGCCCCAATTTTGCAGCACTGTGACTTTCCAGGTAGGTGGGTCCTGGAAGCCGGGACACAAAAATGGTGGGTGTAGGCTCGGGTTAGGGAGGGGGCCTGCAGCCAGCCCCCAGGTTCGAACTCCAAACCTCTgcggggggggaggaggaaggcgAGTTCTGGAACCGGGACTTGGGGGCGAGAGGCAGTGGCAGTTTGCAGGTCCTTTGACGTAGCCGAACACTCCCACTGCTTAAGAAGAGGCACGCTGGCATCCAGGACGCGGAAGCTGAGGACAGTCACCTGCTAGGGAGCAGCCTGACTGCGTCCTCTCCGCGCACTCGAGGGATCGCGGACAGTGCAGGTGAGCGCAGTGCGGCGCCCTACAGACCCACAGCAGAGGCGCGGAACAAGGAGGTGAGTGGGGGCGGAGTCCCTGACCCCGAGGCTTTGCCTGGGAAGATGAAGCTGTGAGAGCAGGTGCCTGACCCAAACTCGCCAGCACTGGGGCTCTCAACCGGCTGCACAAGTGGACTCCTGAATTAGGGAACCCACCTCTCTGAAACTCCTAAAGGGTCTTTAACAGCTAGATGAGCTCAAGCCCCCGGAGTCCCAGAACATGCTAACTTCAGCACACCGGACAGCATCC
This DNA window, taken from Cricetulus griseus strain 17A/GY chromosome 2, alternate assembly CriGri-PICRH-1.0, whole genome shotgun sequence, encodes the following:
- the Fam237a gene encoding protein FAM237A isoform X4, with the protein product MYVSLSIDPLCAPLQVLGNKHGNEDKDSKRKKPQWVGEIHNLAGICACFFSGSQDLMQFFPHRGTSEKPGWGLHYLPDRRQAEPQFCSTVTFQKRHAGIQDAEAEDSHLLGSSLTASSPRTRGIADSAGERSAAPYRPTAEARNKELDELKPPESQNMLTSAHRTASPLPKTSPGGYQSCNT
- the Fam237a gene encoding protein FAM237A isoform X5; its protein translation is MVLGNKHGNEDKDSKRKKPQWVGEIHNLAGICACFFSGSQDLMQFFPHRGTSEKPGWGLHYLPDRRQAEPQFCSTVTFQKRHAGIQDAEAEDSHLLGSSLTASSPRTRGIADSAGERSAAPYRPTAEARNKELDELKPPESQNMLTSAHRTASPLPKTSPGGYQSCNT